The Klebsiella sp. RHBSTW-00484 genome includes a window with the following:
- the hpaR gene encoding homoprotocatechuate degradation operon regulator HpaR: MHDSLTIALLQAREAAMAHFRPIVKRHNLTEQQWRIVRILAENPSMDFHDLAFRACILRPSLTGILTRMERDGLVLRLKPVNDQRKLYVSLTPAGLKLYDSAQTQVEEAYRLIEAEFTAEKMQQLTALLEEFIALGNGVRGEEEES, from the coding sequence ATGCATGATTCGTTAACCATCGCGCTATTGCAGGCGCGGGAAGCGGCGATGGCCCATTTCAGGCCGATCGTTAAACGCCATAATCTTACCGAGCAGCAGTGGCGTATCGTGCGCATTCTTGCCGAAAATCCGTCGATGGATTTCCACGACCTGGCTTTTCGCGCCTGTATTTTACGCCCGAGCCTGACCGGTATTCTCACCCGCATGGAGCGAGACGGTTTGGTGTTGCGCCTAAAGCCGGTCAACGACCAGCGCAAGCTGTACGTTTCGCTAACGCCAGCGGGATTGAAGCTCTATGACAGCGCGCAGACCCAGGTAGAAGAGGCTTATCGCCTGATTGAAGCCGAGTTTACCGCAGAGAAAATGCAGCAACTGACCGCGCTGCTGGAGGAGTTTATTGCGCTGGGTAACGGGGTAAGAGGAGAGGAGGAGGAGTCGTAA
- a CDS encoding fumarylacetoacetate hydrolase family protein, with translation MKGTIFAVALNHRSQLDAWREAFQQAPYKTPPKTAVWFIKPRNTVIGNGENIPYPQGETVQSGATVALVVGKTARKVAAEEAAAYIAGYALANDVSLPEESFYRPAIKAKCRDGFCPIGELAPVNNVDNLNIITEINGREADSWNTADLQRSAAELLSALSEFATLNPGDAILIGTPHNRVTLQPGDRVRILAEGFPALENPVVAEGELA, from the coding sequence ATGAAAGGTACCATCTTCGCCGTAGCGCTTAACCATCGCAGCCAGCTTGATGCCTGGCGCGAAGCGTTCCAACAGGCCCCCTACAAAACGCCGCCGAAAACTGCGGTCTGGTTTATCAAACCGCGCAATACCGTGATCGGCAACGGCGAGAACATCCCTTACCCGCAGGGCGAAACCGTACAGAGCGGCGCGACCGTGGCGCTTGTCGTCGGCAAAACCGCGCGCAAAGTGGCCGCAGAAGAAGCCGCCGCTTATATTGCTGGCTACGCGCTGGCTAACGACGTCAGCCTGCCGGAAGAGAGCTTCTATCGTCCGGCAATCAAGGCCAAATGCCGCGACGGCTTTTGTCCGATTGGCGAACTCGCGCCGGTCAACAACGTCGATAATCTAAATATCATCACCGAGATCAACGGTCGCGAAGCGGACAGCTGGAACACCGCTGACCTCCAGCGCTCCGCCGCCGAGCTGCTGAGCGCCCTGAGCGAATTCGCCACCCTTAACCCCGGCGACGCCATTCTGATCGGCACCCCGCACAACCGCGTCACGTTGCAACCCGGCGATCGCGTGCGCATTCTCGCCGAGGGTTTCCCGGCGCTAGAAAACCCGGTGGTTGCTGAAGGAGAGCTGGCATGA
- a CDS encoding fumarylacetoacetate hydrolase family protein, which produces MKQARIEWQGQQHDVQIDEHDQVRLADGRLLNEGDFRWLPPADGTLFALGLNYADHASELEFKPPTEPLVFIKAPNTFIGHQQESVRPDNVEYMHYEAELVVVLGKTARKVAEADAMEYVAGYTVCNDYAIRDYLENYYRPNLRVKSRDTLTPIGPWIVAKESIPDPHNLALRTWVNGELRQQGTTADLIFSIPFLIAYLSEFMTLQPGDMIATGTPKGLSDVVPGDEVIVEVEGVGRLVNRIISQQAYEEKL; this is translated from the coding sequence ATGAAACAAGCACGCATTGAGTGGCAGGGACAACAACACGATGTTCAGATTGATGAACACGACCAGGTTCGGCTGGCTGACGGCAGGCTGCTAAACGAGGGCGACTTTCGCTGGCTGCCGCCCGCCGACGGCACGCTGTTCGCGCTGGGCCTGAACTACGCCGATCACGCCAGCGAGCTGGAGTTTAAGCCGCCCACCGAACCGCTAGTGTTTATCAAAGCGCCGAACACTTTTATCGGCCACCAGCAGGAATCGGTACGCCCGGATAACGTCGAGTACATGCACTACGAAGCCGAACTGGTGGTGGTGCTCGGCAAAACCGCGCGTAAAGTCGCCGAAGCCGACGCCATGGAGTACGTCGCCGGGTATACCGTCTGCAATGACTACGCCATCCGCGACTATCTGGAAAACTACTATCGCCCCAATCTGCGGGTAAAAAGCCGCGACACCCTGACGCCGATCGGCCCATGGATCGTCGCGAAAGAGTCGATCCCGGATCCACATAACCTGGCGCTGCGCACCTGGGTCAACGGCGAACTGCGCCAGCAGGGCACCACCGCCGATCTGATCTTCAGCATTCCCTTCCTGATCGCTTATCTCAGCGAGTTTATGACCCTGCAACCGGGCGACATGATTGCCACCGGCACGCCGAAAGGGCTGTCGGACGTGGTGCCGGGCGATGAAGTGATCGTCGAAGTGGAAGGCGTGGGCCGCCTGGTCAACCGCATCATCAGCCAGCAAGCGTATGAGGAGAAGCTGTAA
- the hpaE gene encoding 5-carboxymethyl-2-hydroxymuconate semialdehyde dehydrogenase: MKKINHWINGKNVAGSEYFHTTNPATGEVLAEVASGGEAEVNQAVAAAKEAFPKWANLPMKERARLMRRLGSLIDQNVPEIAAMETADTGLPIHQTKNVLIPRASHNFEFFAEVCQQMNGKTYPVDDKMLNYTLVQPVGVCALVSPWNVPFMTATWKVAPCLALGNTAVLKMSELSPLTADRLGELALEAGIPPGVLNVVQGYGATAGDALVRHHDIRAVSFTGGTATGRNIMKNAGLKKYSMELGGKSPVLIFEDADIERALDAALFTIFSINGERCTAGSRIFIQQSIYPEFVKRFAERANRLRVGDPADPNTQVGALISQQHWEKVSGYIRIGIEEGATLLAGGPDKPTDLPAHLKSGNFLRPTVLADVDNRMRVAQEEIFGPVACLLPFKDEADGLRLANDVEYGLASYIWTQDVSKVLRLARGIEAGMVFVNTQNVRDLRQPFGGVKASGTGREGGEYSFEVFAEMKNVCISMGDHPIPKWGV, from the coding sequence ATGAAAAAGATTAACCACTGGATCAACGGCAAAAACGTCGCTGGCAGCGAGTATTTTCATACCACCAACCCGGCGACTGGCGAAGTGCTGGCGGAAGTGGCCTCCGGCGGCGAAGCCGAAGTCAATCAGGCTGTGGCGGCAGCGAAAGAGGCGTTCCCGAAATGGGCCAATCTGCCGATGAAAGAGCGCGCGCGTCTGATGCGTCGTCTTGGCTCTCTGATCGACCAGAACGTGCCGGAGATCGCCGCCATGGAGACCGCCGACACTGGCCTGCCGATCCACCAGACCAAAAACGTACTGATCCCACGTGCGTCGCACAACTTCGAATTTTTCGCCGAAGTGTGCCAGCAGATGAACGGCAAGACCTACCCCGTTGACGACAAGATGCTCAACTACACCCTCGTGCAGCCGGTCGGCGTGTGCGCGCTGGTATCGCCGTGGAACGTGCCGTTTATGACCGCCACCTGGAAGGTCGCGCCGTGCCTGGCACTGGGCAACACCGCGGTGCTGAAAATGTCCGAGCTGTCGCCGCTGACCGCCGACCGTCTGGGCGAACTGGCGCTGGAAGCGGGCATTCCGCCGGGCGTGCTCAACGTGGTTCAGGGCTACGGCGCGACGGCGGGCGATGCGCTGGTGCGCCACCACGACATCCGCGCGGTGTCGTTTACCGGTGGGACTGCCACCGGGCGCAACATCATGAAAAACGCCGGGTTGAAAAAGTACTCCATGGAGCTCGGCGGCAAATCTCCGGTGCTGATTTTTGAAGATGCCGATATCGAGCGCGCACTCGACGCCGCGCTGTTTACCATCTTCTCGATCAACGGCGAACGCTGCACCGCTGGCTCGCGCATTTTTATTCAGCAGAGCATCTATCCCGAGTTCGTCAAACGTTTTGCCGAACGCGCGAACCGCCTGCGCGTCGGCGACCCGGCCGACCCGAACACCCAGGTGGGTGCCCTGATCAGCCAGCAGCACTGGGAGAAGGTTTCCGGCTATATCCGCATCGGTATTGAAGAAGGGGCAACTCTGCTGGCAGGCGGCCCGGATAAACCGACCGATCTGCCCGCGCATCTGAAAAGTGGTAACTTCCTGCGCCCGACGGTGCTGGCGGACGTCGACAACCGCATGCGCGTCGCCCAGGAAGAGATTTTTGGCCCGGTAGCCTGTCTGCTGCCGTTTAAAGACGAGGCGGATGGTCTGCGCCTGGCCAACGATGTGGAATACGGCCTCGCCTCTTATATCTGGACCCAGGACGTCAGCAAAGTGCTGCGTCTGGCGCGCGGCATCGAAGCCGGAATGGTGTTCGTCAACACCCAGAACGTCCGCGACCTGCGTCAGCCGTTCGGCGGCGTGAAGGCCTCCGGCACCGGCCGCGAAGGCGGCGAATACAGCTTTGAAGTATTCGCTGAAATGAAAAACGTCTGCATCTCGATGGGCGACCATCCGATCCCAAAATGGGGAGTCTGA
- the hpaD gene encoding 3,4-dihydroxyphenylacetate 2,3-dioxygenase, whose protein sequence is MGKLALAAKTTHVPSMYLSELPGKNHGCRQGAIDGHKEISKRCRELGVDTIIVFDTHWLVNSAYHINCADHFQGVYTSNELPHFIRDMTYDYDGNPELGQLIADEAVKLGVRAKAHNIPSLKLEYGTLVPMRYMNADKHFKVVSISAFCTVHDFADSRKLGEAILKAIEKYDGTVAVLASGSLSHRFIDDQRAEEGMNSYTREFDHQMDERVVKLWREGKFKEFCTMLPEYADYCYGEGNMHDTVMLLGLLGWDKYDGKVEFITELFASSGTGQVNAVFPLPEHA, encoded by the coding sequence ATGGGAAAGTTAGCGTTAGCAGCAAAAACCACTCACGTACCGTCAATGTATCTTTCTGAACTGCCGGGTAAAAATCATGGCTGCCGTCAGGGAGCCATTGATGGGCATAAAGAAATCAGCAAGCGCTGTCGTGAACTGGGCGTTGATACGATTATCGTTTTCGATACTCACTGGCTGGTGAATAGCGCCTACCACATTAACTGCGCCGACCATTTTCAGGGCGTCTATACCAGCAACGAGCTGCCGCATTTTATCCGCGACATGACCTACGACTACGACGGCAACCCGGAGCTGGGCCAGCTTATCGCCGACGAAGCGGTCAAGCTGGGCGTGCGCGCCAAAGCGCACAACATCCCGAGCCTGAAGCTGGAGTACGGCACGCTGGTACCGATGCGCTACATGAACGCCGATAAGCATTTCAAAGTGGTCTCTATCTCCGCGTTCTGCACTGTTCACGACTTCGCCGACAGCCGCAAGCTGGGCGAGGCCATTCTCAAAGCTATCGAGAAATATGACGGCACCGTGGCGGTCCTGGCCAGCGGCTCCCTGTCGCACCGCTTTATCGATGATCAGCGTGCCGAAGAGGGCATGAACAGCTATACCCGCGAGTTCGATCATCAGATGGATGAACGGGTGGTGAAGCTGTGGCGAGAGGGTAAGTTCAAAGAGTTCTGCACCATGCTGCCGGAGTACGCCGACTACTGCTACGGCGAGGGCAACATGCACGACACGGTGATGCTGCTCGGCCTGCTCGGCTGGGACAAGTACGACGGCAAGGTGGAGTTTATTACCGAACTGTTCGCCAGCTCCGGCACCGGCCAGGTCAACGCCGTCTTCCCGCTGCCGGAACACGCCTGA
- a CDS encoding 5-carboxymethyl-2-hydroxymuconate Delta-isomerase has protein sequence MPHFIAECTDNIREQADLPGLFSKVNEALAATGIFPIGGIRSRAIWLDTWQMADGQHDYAFVHMTLKIGSGRSQESRQDVGDMLFALIKAHFAALMESRYLALSFEITELHPTLNYKQNNVHALFK, from the coding sequence ATGCCGCATTTTATCGCCGAATGTACCGATAACATCCGCGAACAGGCCGATTTACCGGGTCTGTTCAGCAAAGTGAACGAAGCGCTGGCGGCGACCGGTATCTTTCCCATCGGCGGCATTCGCAGTCGCGCCATCTGGCTGGATACCTGGCAGATGGCCGACGGTCAGCACGATTACGCCTTCGTGCATATGACGCTGAAGATTGGCTCCGGACGCAGCCAGGAAAGCCGTCAGGACGTGGGCGATATGCTGTTCGCGCTGATTAAAGCTCATTTCGCCGCGCTGATGGAGAGCCGCTATCTGGCGCTGTCGTTTGAAATCACCGAGCTGCATCCGACGCTGAATTACAAGCAGAACAACGTGCACGCGCTGTTTAAATAA